TAGCCGCGTTCGTTAGTCGCTACACCTGTTGCTGCTAAATTGATCGCATCTGTTGCTGGGTGACGACCGATCGCCCAAATTAGTTGATCGACGTTTTGGCTGTTGCCGTTATCAAAGTGAACGGTAAGGCTACCATCGGCTTCTTTGATCACTTCTTTTGGCACGCTGTGCGTATGAAGTTTTGGACCTTCTGCTTCCATGACTTCAACCAAGGTTTCGATAACCATAGGATCGAATGAACGCAGTGGGGATTCTTTACGGCAGAATAGATGTGTTTCTGTACCAAGTGCATTGAGCACACCAGCAATTTCTACAGCGATGTAACCAGCACCAATAACAGCAACACGTTTTGGCTGTTCTTTCAGTTCGAAGAAGCCATTGGAATCAATGCCGTACTCCGCGCCTGGGATGTTTGGAATGGTTGGACGGCCACCCACTGCGATAAGAATATGATCTGCGGTGTAATGTTCGCCATTTACTTCTACCGTTTTGGCATCTACAAATTTTGCAAAGCCACGGATAACTTCCACTTTGTTATTACCCAATACGCGGTCGTAAGATTGGTGAATTCGACCAATATACGCTTGGCGGCTTTCAACAAGCTTGCCCCAATCAAATTTTTTGATGTCAACATCAAAGCCGTAGTCGGCTGCGTAGAGGTTCATTGCTTCTGCAACTTGCGCTCCATGCCACATTACTTTCTTTGGAACACAACCAACGTTGACACAAGTGCCGCCAAGATCTTTGGTTTCAATCAGCGCGACTTTGGCGCCGTACATGGCTGCACGGTTAGCTGAAGCGATACCGCCACTGCCACCACCGATACAGATATAATCAAAATGCGTTGCCATTACTTTCTCCATTTTTAGTCACTCCGATACTCGGTTGAGAACGAGTTTAATGTCGTGAGCGCCATTTCATTGTTAACCTA
This DNA window, taken from Vibrio nitrifigilis, encodes the following:
- the gorA gene encoding glutathione-disulfide reductase; its protein translation is MATHFDYICIGGGSGGIASANRAAMYGAKVALIETKDLGGTCVNVGCVPKKVMWHGAQVAEAMNLYAADYGFDVDIKKFDWGKLVESRQAYIGRIHQSYDRVLGNNKVEVIRGFAKFVDAKTVEVNGEHYTADHILIAVGGRPTIPNIPGAEYGIDSNGFFELKEQPKRVAVIGAGYIAVEIAGVLNALGTETHLFCRKESPLRSFDPMVIETLVEVMEAEGPKLHTHSVPKEVIKEADGSLTVHFDNGNSQNVDQLIWAIGRHPATDAINLAATGVATNERGYIKVDEYQTTNVDGIYCVGDIMEGGIELTPVAVKAGRQLSERLFNGKKDAKMDYDLVPTVVFSHPPIGTIGLTEPEAIAQYGEENVKVYKSGFTAMYTAVTQHRQPCKMKLVCAGPEEKVVGLHGIGFTMDEMIQGFGVAMKMGATKADFDSVVAIHPTGSEEFVTMR